From the genome of Bombus fervidus isolate BK054 chromosome 19, iyBomFerv1, whole genome shotgun sequence, one region includes:
- the LOC139996907 gene encoding tRNA (34-2'-O)-methyltransferase regulator WDR6-like, giving the protein MFSKFLCTDVLAIRCVDNFIFVGMGCVLYIFNANTYKLEKNINCLYPYNIHGIVEGPNNKLTVFGANYFSTYKIYHKQETLIIEEDSSKKRLNDWIVAAEWVMFDECDYLCILLAHNNVYIYDVSSECYQNICCEERCILYAGSILNNSNRDLIIFSGTVYQEILIWQIYYNYHSRISPVLHRLQGHNGVIFSITYDIATQIICSTSDDRTVRLWKINNNKSKDCKLTLERKSVNTNWKEINIKLMRTMFGHTARVWKSIIKNEILFTIGEDSLICIWSLDGKLLNKVCAHHGAAIWSIEISNDNKSVFTGGADGAVYAWPFVNDYVQKAVLIPKVHTCNLPKYVCYLRSGNLLIFDENATLFIFNSCYNSLLGSLYLEKYSTYCVMEVSLCHTYVCFASRDGYITIYKEVAANKELQQIIETKIMESQIFSVQWLGDNKLVICGLNGILKIFNFTEGGLINIESICLLPCSRERWLTAAVLYEGLLVCGDRTGNMHVFELEKSVSYNGANVPEAKNKPIQTFVKVHGKIGIQNFIVSNSKLISTGRDGMLKFYELNKYKSAKLLCALHKQKMPMDWISRHLKSSDDVLILGFKEVEFIIYSMFHHRTLIRVPCGGGHRSWDCMLQNELITFVYIRNKQVYVSDFSLTSSMLPVLLNGFHTKEIYCINPISKIGQYNIFISGGEDSTLRISYISSTLMKNNLTFKTLSIFDGHISSVKFINCLNLQTNLFYNKYLIFSGGGRAQLKVWEIDIKDNETSLQSTDISCHDITSHMLYGFDRYHKKQWQGSKYSYNMQPESRYMDIEVYRCSINLHYILLFVACADGFVRVFLYDITMKSISLKAHVKCVDRCITKITVLTYDEKIIVLTMSTDGIGRFIDFTDTISKIVICPQIEEQEFLNCKNAHIAKFDLHQSGINSYDIKVIEKNEYLLATGGDDNLFNVICFKVQLEGKKEELHISLLSKWSTATAHAAQITGVIFHERNTIFSVGVDQQVNMYHYDYNNSSLSVTFLKKIFTFVTDVKGLTSWYNSNDESVICVYGRGFEILIL; this is encoded by the exons atgttttcaaaatttctatgTACCGATGTACTTGCCATTCGCTGTgttgataatttcatttttgtag GTATGGGATgtgtattatacatttttaatgccAACACATACAAATTGgaaaaaaacataaattgtCTTTATCCATATAATATACATGGAATTGTTGAGGGTCCTAATAACAAATTAACTGTATTTGGTGCTAACTATTTTTCCACATATAAAATTTACCATAAACAAGAAACATTAAT aatcgAAGAAGATTCTAGTAAAAAAAGACTTAATGATTGGATTGTGGCAGCAGAATGGGTGATGTTTGATGAATGCGATTATCTATGTATTCTTTTAGCACAcaataatgtttatatttatgacGTATCTAGTGAATGTTATCAAAACATATGTTGCGAAGAAAGATGTATTCT ATATGCTGGCTCCATATTAAATAACAGTAATAGAGATCTAATCATTTTTAGTGGAACTGTATATCAAGAAATATTGATATggcaaatatattataattatcattctAGAATATCTCCAGTTTTACATCGTTTACAGGGGCATAAT GGTGTAATCTTTTCAATCACATATGATATAGCTACACAAATTATTTGTTCTACCTCAGATGACAGAACAGTCAGattatggaaaataaataacaacaaaAGTAAAGACTGTAAGCTTACATTGGAAAGAAAATCAGTGAATACAAAttggaaagaaattaatataaaactaatGCGAACGATGTTTGGTCATACAGCTAGAGTGTGGAAATCTatcattaaaaatgaaattttatttacaataggagag GATTCTCTTATATGCATCTGGTCATTGGATGGTAAACTACTTAACAAAGTTTGTGCTCATCATGGTGCTGCTATATGGAGTATTGAAATatcaaacgataataaaagTGTTTTCACTGGTGGTGCTGATGGTGCAGTTTATGCATGGCCTTTTGTTAATGATTATGTTCAAAAAGCTGTATTAATACCAAAAGTACATACATGCAATTTGCCAAAATATGTTTGTTACTTGAGAAGTGGTAACCTTTTAATTTTTGATGAAAATgctactttatttatatttaacagtTGTTATAATAGTCTGCTAGGGTCATTGTATTTAGAGAAATATAGTACATATTGTGTTATGGAAGTTTCTTTATGCCACACCTATGTTTGTTTTGCATCAAGAGATggatatataacaatatacaaaG AAGTTGCAGCtaataaagaattacaacAGATTATAGAAACAAAGATAATGGAAtcacaaatattttctgtacAGTGGCTGGGAGATAATAAATTAGTTATTTGTGGCCtaaatggaattttaaaaatatttaattttacagaaggag gattaattaatatagaatCAATATGTTTGTTACCATGTAGTCGAGAACGTTGGTTAACAGCAGCTGTTTTATATGAAGGACTATTAGTGTGTGGAGATAGAACTGGAAATATGCATGTTTTTGAGCTTGAAAAATCTGTATCATATAATGGAGCAAATGTACCTGAAGCAAAAAATAAACCTATCCAAACTTTTGTTAAAGTTCATGGAAAAATTGGTATTCAAAATTTCATAGTTTcgaattcaaaattaatatctaCTGGTCGTGATGgaatgttaaaattttatgaattaaataaatataaaagtgcAAAGTTATTATGTGCTTTACATAAACAAAAGATGCCAATGGATTGGATTAGCAGGCATTTAAAATCCTCTGATGATGTTCTTATACTAGGATTTAAAGAG gtagaatttataatatatagtatgtTCCATCATCGAACTTTGATAAGAGTTCCTTGTGGTGGTGGGCATAGATCATGGGATTGTATGTTACAAAATGAACTTATTACATTTGTATATATTCGTAATAAGCAAGTATATGTATCTGATTTTTCATTAACTTCTTCCATGTTGCCGGTTTTATTG AATGGTTTCCATACAAAGGAAATATACTGCATCAATCCAATATCAAAAATTGGTcagtataatattttcatatctgGAGGTGAAGATAGTACTCTTCGCATAAGCTACATTTCAAGTACACTGATGAAAAACAATCTCACTTTTAAAACATTGAGTATTTTTGATGGTCACATCTCTAgtgttaaatttataaattgtttaaatttacAAACTAATCTTTTTTACAACAAATATCTCATTTTTTCGGGAGGTGGAAGAGCACAATTAAAAGTTTGggaaattgatataaaagatAATGAAACATCCTTACAAAGCACAGATATTTCTTGTCATGACATTACATCTCACATGTTGTATGGATTTGATCGTTATCATAAAAAACAGTGGCAAGGATCTAAATATTCTTACAATATGCAACCTGAGAGTCGATATATGGATATTGAAGTTTATCGTTGCtctataaatttacattatatattgcTCTTTGTTGCTTGTGCAGATGGATTTGTAAG AGTATTTTTGTATGATATTACTATGAAAAGTATTTCACTCAAAGCACATGTAAAGTGTGTGGATCGttgtataacaaaaataactgTTTTAACATatgatgaaaaaataattgtctTAACAATGTCCACTGATGGAATCGGTCGATTTATTGATTTCACCGATACTATTTCAAAGATTGTAATATGTCCACAAATTGAAGAACAAGAATTTCTCAACTGTAAAAATGCACACATTGCTAAGTTTGATTTACATCAATCTGGAATTAATTCATATGACATAAAAGTGATTGAAAAAAACGAATATTTGTTAGCAACAGGTGGTGATGATAATTTGtttaatgttatttgttttaaagTTCAGTTAGAAGGTAAGAAGGAAGAACTAcatatttcattgttatcaAAATGGAGTACTGCAACTGCACATGCTGCTCAAATTACAG GAGTAATATTTCACgaaagaaatacaatttttagcGTTGGAGTGGATCAGCAAGTAAATATGTATCATTATGATTATAACAACAGCTCTTTATCTGTAacatttttgaagaaaatctTTACATTTGTAACAGATGTAAAAGGCTTAACTTCATGGTATAATTCAAA